The Archocentrus centrarchus isolate MPI-CPG fArcCen1 chromosome 3, fArcCen1, whole genome shotgun sequence sequence gcagacgagggAATACTTTTGTCATTATAGTGTATTTCCATTGCTGTGCAGATGAAAGTCAGCATTATTTATCCATGAAACCAGTTGACACAGATCAGTTGGTTAAGGGAAACCTATGATACTTATTTCAGACTCCAAGCTattctactagagtagcttttcAAGACTGgtggttcaaaataatccttttgtttttttttttttttatcttaaaccGGGTAAGTTTAGCTCCCTTACCGTTACCTTTATGCTTTCTGATTCCAGCCTATCAGAAGAAAGTTTGAGACTGCTTTGCTCAGTGTCTGAGATGATCATACTAAGGATATTTACTCTCCCTGCCATCATATACGGTTTagagtggggaaaaaactgtctgaaactgcagcagcttGGTTTATATGCTGACCTCTTTAACATGAAAATGTTAATTAACATGTCTGTGTTgaatatgagcatccactacTATATTAATATGTGTAGAAAACAGGATTTTGTACTTctaaatttaaacaaaataaaaattgagTCTCTTTTGCAGCTGTTTCTTCCCTCTGTTGGTCACTGCTTTCCCGTAGGGGGATTGTTGGGATTTCTCGCTATAACGTTATAGGATCTCTACAACATAAAGTGGCTTAAAATTTTAGGTCCAGATATCTATCAGATTTAACTTAGGTTCCTATTTTCCATCAATGATTTGTaacacctttttaaaatttcttttcaaCTTTTAGGTTCGAGCCCCCAGTTTGAGTGAGGCAGACCTCCTGAAACCCAGATCCACCCTGGTGAGCTTCATCTATCCAGCGCAGAACCACGAGTTGATGAATAAGCTGTCGCAGAGGCAGAGCACTGTGTTGGCCATGGACCAGGTGCCCAGAGTTACCATTGCACAAGGCTACGATGCACTCAGTTCCATGGCTAACATTGctgggtaaaaaataaataaataaaaataaataaataaccctaaccctaaatacagatttcatttgtttctctaGTTACTGTAGATGTGACTTAAATTTTTGTTATGTAGGTATAAGGCTGTGGTTCTGGCTGCCAACCATTTTGGCAGGTTCTTCACTGGTCAGATCACAGCTGCAGGAAAAGTCCCTCCAGCTAAGGTAATAGTCGATGTTTTACTCAGTacaattttcttttctctttctttcagtgCACCTtagataaaacaaaatgaaatgtggACTGAGTCTCTTTGGTATATTTGGATGTTTCTGTTGTAAACAGGTTCTGGTTATTGGAGGTGGAGTGGCTGGTTTGGCAGCAGCAGGGGCAGCCAAGTCAATGGGAGCCATAGTCAGAGGATTCGATACCAGGTATAAGACTGGGCGGGAGGGCGGGAAGCACTGACTCAGACGGCAGATGATGGATATGATTTTGATGATAGGCTGGCTGTTTCTTGACTTTCAGGCCAGCTGCTCTGGAGCAGTTCAAGTCATTTGGCGCAGAACCTTTAGAAGTAGACATCAAAGAGTCTGGCGAGGGTGTCGGAGGTTATGCCAAGGAGATGTCAAAGGAGTTCGTCGAGGCCGAGATGGCCCTTTTTGCGAAGCAGTGTAAAGAGGTCGACATTGTTATCAGCACCGCCCTAATTCCGGGTGAGTCACATCATTACTTTAAGCCACTTTTATCTTTATCGTTTGGCATTTGAAGCTTCATTAttgcttgcttttattttatcttttgcaCAGCAACACTgaacagcaatcagagacataAATATATATCTTAGTGCACATACTGTAGCCTACTTAAGGGGCTAATACCCTTGTGAGCTTTTTTTGTGTACTTCAAACAATTGCGAGTAATAACAGcctaatacatttttaatccgGCTTTAATAAATACACTGTTTACATGGCATTACTACCAAGTGGACGAAACACAGTTGCTGTGGTCTGCATCCCTGCGATGTGTAGCTACACTTTTAGgaaaatggccagcagggggcgacttcGCTGGTTTCAAAAAGACATCAGTaatatagaagtctatggggaaAACAACCCTTGACTTTTGTCTGTGACTTCGGTAAAGTTTATGGTCCAAGTAGCTAATTCAAGTCCTACTGAATTCTACatcatgttcattttgtaaatcaaGGTCCCCTTTAGAGTCAAAAAGAAGGATAAATCTGTTTAAAGTCTCTGCCCCTCAGGTTGACGTTTTGCAACTAGGCCTGACCACCCAATGGCTGATGGCACAGTGGTCTCGTCCATCTTTGATGTCTATGGCTTTAGCCCTAACAATGCCATAAGCTCGCTTTCTTGTTTGAGGGATTTTCTGCTCCTTATAGCCAAAAACTGCtcattgcactttttttttaacatggaaCGACTTTGCTGTTTGTTGGACTGCATGATGATATGAAAATAGTTTAATGCatctcattttatttaatttgttccACCTATGGTCCTGTGCTCATGCAGGGAAGCGTGCTCCCATTTTGATCAAAAAGGAGTTTGTAGAGTCTATGAAGGATGGCTCTGTGGTGGTGGATCTGGCTGCAGAGGCGGGGGGCAACATCGAGACCACAAAGCCCGGAGAGCTGCATTTTTACAAGGTGGGTAACAAACAAATGAAGTCTTAAAGAATGCAAAATACATACTTATGATTTGTTTGCCAATCtggatttattatttatttttaacgcTAATATACTTTTTTGTTAACTAGGGAGTAACGCACATTGGCTACACAGATCTTCCCAGCCGCATGGCCACCCAAGCCAGCACCTTGTATTCAAACAACATACTAAAGCTGCTGAAGGCCATTAGCCCAGACAAGGAATACTTCCACTATGAGCCCAAAGAGGAATTTGACTATGGAACAATTGACCATGTCATCCGTGGGACTCTTGTTATGAAGGTGGGTTTTTCCGTGTCTCCTATTAGGTTCCAGCTCCACTGGCATCCCTCCTTCCCTCTCAGCTTGCACTGTCATGCTATGATACAGCACCAATTGAGCTCTAAAACCCAGTCCCAGCTGGGAATGGCTCAAGTTGGATCCCAGAATGTTTCAAAATACGCTTTTCCAGGAATTTTGGCTTTAACACATTGTTTATGGTAGAATAAGCAGGCAACCTCAACAGAAGATATCAGCTTACCCCTTTGTTACACTAAGCATTATTCAGCCCCTTAAAAGAGAATTTATCTTCCCAAACCACTGCTAACTGGTTTGTGATTGCTTTTTTGTTCAGTGTAATCCCCTGTGCAGTGCATGGGTTTGTGTTCGACATCTCCcactatgcaaaagtcttgatgtCTCTTTCTCACGCAACTCTTTTGCGGACTTCTGTCTTCTTTCTCTGGTcttcttgtgtgttttctggTGTGTTCAGGAAGGCAAGAACATGTTCCCATCCCCCCTCCCTAAAACGGTCCCACCACAGCCGGTGAAACAGAAATCGGTCGCAGAGTTGGAGGCTGAGAAAGCAGCGGCCGTTTCGCCCTTCAACCGCACCATGACCTCCGCTGGTGTCTACACTACAGGTCAAACACAATCACCCAGAGATTGTTGCAGAAATATTCAGACTTTGGGACATTTGGCACAATTTTATTTGGCTTCACTGAGACAATTTGTGTTTTACACAAGTTCTGTGCCAAGTATTAATTTCTACTGAAGTATAAATTAAATCATAGAGTTGACGCAAATgaatcaaattaaaattaaatgacaaATTTTGGCTTCTTTTGGTCTAAATGGTTTGTGCTAGTCTGACATTAGGGATTGCTTTACACTGTATACAGTGCGATGAAAAAGTACTTGCGTCCTTCCTGATTTCCTGATTACTGCCAAACCTGTTGAATccagaaatcacttaaatagaacctgtctgacaaagtgaagcaggctaaaagatctcaaacagaaacacatcatgccacgatttaaagaaacagctgagcgACAAAGTCaaatctatcagtctggaaaaagttacaaagccatttctaaagctttgggactccagagcaccacggtgagagccgttatccacaaatgaagaaaacttggaacagtggtgaaacttcccaggagtggccagccTACCAAGAGAGCTCTGAGAGAGCATCAATGACTCAttcaagaggtcacaaaagaacccaaaacaacatctaaagaactgcaggcctcacctggctcagttaaggtcagagttcatgagtCAACAATAAGagagagactgggcaaaaatggcatccgtgggagagttccaaggagaaaaccacggctgaccaaaaagaacacaaaggctcatctcacatttgccacagtacatcttgatgatcccccaaacttttgggaaaatattgtgtggactgacgagactaaagttgaactttttggaaggtttgagtcccgttagaTCTGGTGAAAAACAAAcccagcatttcagaaaaagaacaacatagcaacagtcaaacacagtggtggtagtgtgatggtctggagctgctttgctgcttcaggacgactTGTTGTGATTGATGGaaacatgaattctgctctctatgAGAGAAATCCTGAAGGGGAATGTCCggtcatcagtttgtgccctgaagctcaagcatacttgggttatgcagcaggataaTAAAATGCATCAGGAAGTCCACCTCTGAAGGTTCTGGAGTGGCCtaatcaaagtctggacttaaatccaactgagatgttttggcatgaccttaaacagaccgttcatgctggaaaaccctccaatgtgactgaattcaaacaattctctaaagaagagtgggccaaaagcCTCATTGCCAGTTGTCACAAAcccttgattgcagttcttgctgccaagggtggcacaaccagttattaggtttaggaggcaattactttttcacacaggtaaCCCTTTTCCctcaataaatgaaaacatcatttaaaaactggattttatatttactcaggttatctttgtctaacattaaaatctgtttgatgatctgaaacatttaagtgtgacaaatatgcaaaaaaattaagaaatcagGACGGGGGCAAATAGCACTGTAGCTGTGATAtataacacaaacaaaaaaagacctaAAAAATGATTGTGATAATCAGTtttaaagcaaaatgtaaagcatGACTGCTTTTCCACATCGTAAACTGCGCAAATGGAAAATCTTTGTATTTGGTCAAGAAAAGCGATTTGTAATTTAGGCACGTCTCTGCGGGATTTCATTGGAAGATTGATTGGGGGGAAATCTTTTACTTCCCAGTCTTACTTTGtaatttttccatttgtttttttgaaacTGGTCCTTGTTCCCCAGAATACAGACATCATGAGATCTTACTGTGATCTTTGAAAGCCACTCTGTAATTGAGCACAGGATGAATATAGTTTTCAGTAATTTCATAACATTTCGGCCGACTTCTTTCAGAGAAACTATGAATCACAACGGCTGGTTATAAAATTATGCGtttgtttgtcttgttcagTTATTCCATTGCTTTAATGGTTAAAACGGGACTGGAAAGcaacctgaaagcacagcagcagggaaagcaCATGGCAACAACAGCACTTCTTTGCTCTGTGTCCCTGTAGGTGTGTCCGCCTGCCTGGCTCTGGGCATCATCTCGCCCAACGCTGCTTTCACTCAGATGGTCACCACCTTTGGTTTGGCTGGGATTGTGGGATACCACACTGTGTGGGGCGTGACCCCCGCTCTGCACTCACCTCTCATGTCTGTCACCAATGCCATCTCAGGTCAGGACTCATTAAGTTGGCTGCAGCCAAATTTCATAATCCATACAGATGTGTTTTTATAACTTTTTGCTGTATGCTGTCGTTTCTCCGTCAGGTCTGACGGCGGTAGGAGGCCTGGTGCTGATGGGTGGAGGTCTCACACCGTCTTCCCTGCCTGAGAGTCTCGCTCTGgctgctgcctttgtttcctCTATCAACATTGCTGGTCTGACATTCAAAACTGGACACAAAAATGGCTTCAATGAACATAATTCATTGTCCACCCAACCAAATGAAAActgtccatttatttatttatttttttccctgtgcctGTGCAGGTGGTTTTCTGATCACCCAGAGGATGCTGGACATGTTTAAACGTCCCACTGACCCTCCTGAGTACAATTACCTGTATCTGCTGCCTGGGGCCACATTTGTTGGAGGATACGGAGCCTCGGTGGCTGCCGGGTACAGCATTGAGCAGGTGAAAGGATTTCACTCTCATTTGTTCCCACTGAGAATGTATTTGCATAAAGTAGCTTGACAGTGAAATGAATTAGTTGAAGAGTATGCGGTACTCAGTCTGGCcgcgtttgtgtttagatcaAAGCGCCGTGGCTTCTGAGTGCGTGCTTGCACGTGTAGTTAATTTTATGTATGAAAGTGCATCTCAAAGAATGTGAAGGTCAtgaaaattcatttttattcataattaaatttctatattcattaaactgaaagtgaaaaatatcgagacttttttgttttaactttgATTGCggctcatgaaaatcagaaatccagTATGTCAGATTTTTAGGAAATCTCCTAAGCTCAGTCAGAAAAGGATTTACAATGCAGAAATGTTCAACTTCTGCAACGTACGTTCATTCATATTCTCAATACTTTGTTGTTGCTCCTTTACCACGAATGACTGCATCAGTGTGTGCGGGCATGGAGGTGTTACTGAAGCCCATGCTGCTTTGATAGCTCGACTGTATCTTTGGGTCAagtgtttctctttttcctcttgaCAGTTCCCTCTGTGGGGTTCAGGTTGAGTAAGCTGGCTGGGCAACCTTGCACAGTAATAACATGTTCAGCCATTTGGTGGTAGTTTTGGCACTTTGTGAAGGTGCTGAGCCCCGCTGGAAAAGAAAATCAGCATCCCAAATTGTCACTTACTGCAGGAAATTCACATTGGACTTCAAACGCTTTGGATTCTGTGCATTTCCACTCTTGCTTCAGACTctaggaccttgatttccaaatgaaaacCAACATTTACTTTCATCTGAAAAGAGGACTTTGGACCACCGAACAGCAGTCCaattctttttctccttctgaCTTTGTCTCTGGAGTGGCTTGATCTTAGGAAGAACAGCTGTTGCTCCTTTCATgaagatatgtgtgtgtgtggtgactcTTGATGTACTGACCCCAGCTTCAGTCCAATCCTTGAGAAGTTCTCCCAAGGTCTTGAATCAACTTTTCATGACAGTCCTCTGAAGGCTGCGGTGATTCCTGTTGCTCTTTTCCCTTTTCCTACCACACTTCTCCATTGCAGTCAAACTTCCAATACCTCagggtaaaggtcagaggtcaatgcACAGAGGTCAGGTTTTCTGAGAATCTTGTCAACGCCATAACTCGAAAACAATGTGTCCTTGGATGTTCAAATTTGCACCAGATGCATACTGGGACACTGTTTGCAACTGCTCTTTCTTACATGCTGCACACAAAGGGAGATGGTCTGTGTCAGAGACCTCTGTGCGTGCAGCGTACAGAAAGCAGGAGGCTGGATGATTATTTGCTTGCTGTAAATTCACTGGACTGTTACCTGCTCCAGTGGCACGATCAGACATTATGCCAAATTTGTACTAGAGTGTCTTAGGGAGCTGGGAGGTTAAAGTGtgtttaaaggggacctattatccTCCCcactccacccacacacacacacacatagatactGTTGCAATAGATACTGTAGATACTCATGCTGCTGCAGTAGTAGATGTATTTTAAATGTGGTCAAAGTTTCAAATATggaggtcagtgtatgtacaagtaattcctatgagccaaaagctcaggttcagactgctctgaagacagtttttctactcttggctctgcaCTGTGTCAGTAAAAAGCAGCTTTCTTATTGTGATCATGTTGGGCATACAGCTCTGGTTTGAACACAGAAGCCCCGCCTGCTGTTCAAATCTTTTGTTTACGAGGGGCGGCCAATTAAAAGGACGTTAAAGGAGCTACTTACTGTAAGTAGAgtctaagaataaaaatgtaaagcttGAAATGAGCAGACTGAATTGGCTCTGTCAAATGATTATGCAATATGCTCTCATCTTTAGACTATTTTCGTCTTGGTTCTCTATTCGTAATTGAGGCTCTAAGGATGACTTGTTCCACTTGACTGTAGCTTTAATAAAATGCTGGGtgtcacttttttcccccctcagatGATGTACTTGGGCTCAGGTTTGTGTTGTGTCGGGGCGCTGGCTGGCCTCTCTGCCCAGAACACCAGTCGCTTGGGGAATGCCCTCGGCATGATGGGAGTGGCAGGGGGCCTTGCTGCCACCCTTGGTGCCCTCAAACCCTCACCAGAGCTGCTGTCTCAGATGTCTCTGGCCGTGGCCACTGGGGGAACTGTGGGTAGGTTCCTCCCTGCATTTAGAGGGTCTGCAACTCAAATGCACATTATGATGCTGTGTTCACTGATGCTtctctacttaaaaaaaaaaaaaaagctaatacaCTGGACTGTTGTGCTGTGAAATGCCCACTGTAGCCCTACAGCACTTCTAGTTTCTTTGTCTGAAACCCCTAATAAGCACGCTTTGCTGTTTCACTGTATCATGTGAAGGAGACTTGCAGCTAACGATGCACCTCTTGGTTTcagttttcaataaaaataaattaataaagatCGGGCACGGCTCCTCTGAAGTCTGACTGTTTCGACAGCTCCTATGCCATCATGAATGAGTTACATCTTATTAACTTTGCGTGCGGCTCCTCCAGTCTTTTGAAGAAGTATTGCTAATTCACAACAGTGCATCAATCATCCTGTCCAGACACAGCGATGATTGGATTCCATCATGATGTGTGAATGTTGTACATGTTAATAGTAATTTAAGAAGCAATAAGATAAATGGCGCTGTAATCAAcatgagcaaacacacacacgaagcCAGACATGCACGAGTGTTTACTCAGTGTGCATTTAGTGCTGCTCTCTTTTCaagaaaacacaattaaatGCTTAACTTTGGACTCGTTAGATTACCTTTTGAAGCTCAGGCCCCGTAATTAAAAACAGGCGTCTGGCTTTTAACTGTCTGTcctctttatttcattttttttaaagctttaaatgttttttgcaGGCAAAGTCTTGCCAATGTGCATGCAAAGTTTAGTTCTGGTGTTTGACTGTGGAatctggctttttaaaaaaaaaaaaaaaaaaaaaaaaaactctcttcACATCTCGACTGCAGGTCTGACCATTGCCAAGCGTATTGAAATCTCAGACTTGCCCCAGCTCGTGGCAGCTTTCCACAGCCTTGTGGGCCTGGCGGCTGTTCTCACATGCATTGCCGAGTATATGATTGAGTACCCCCACCTGGAGACTCACCCAGCTGCAGGTGTGCTCAAGACCGTGGCCTACCTGGGTACTTACATCGGAGGCGTCACCTTCAGCGGATCACTGGTGGCCTATGGCAAGCTTCAAGGTAACGGATCGGACTTTAAGCTctcatttgcacatttttttttctgttcatgttCCAGATGTTTTAAAGCCCATAAACTTTTGAGATCTGACCGTTCTTCTTGTAACACATACAAATATCTCTAAAAACACATCAACTTGTCTGTTCTGCTGCTGATTGTTCTTTTCATCTACTTAAAGCCAAAGATTACCTCTTAAATCCAGGAGTTTGTGAGGTGTCAGTACTCTCTAATTTACGTTGTAGGCCGGCTGATCAAGAGGAACAGATGAGGAGCTCTCTGGTAATTTGTCATGGGAAAGGCAGGGCAGTGACAGTGTGGCTGTGGTTGGTAGAGAGTTGCTGGCTGATTCGTGGATGAGACAGATGCTCAGACAGCTGATTAGAGGCTTTCACAGATAGTTCTGAGGGTTCAAAGACACTTGACACTGGTTAAAGAAAAGTGTGCTCACttgttttgtcttgtcagtTATGTTCCTTTTATCCTTATCCTAAGAGTGAGAATACTTTCTCTTGCCTCcctgaaaaatgtgtttctgaaaatgtgtttggttgtAGGCGTCCTGGACTCTACTCCCCTGCTGCTCCCTGGACGGCACATGTTGAATGCCGGTCTCATGGCAGCATCTGTCGGAGGCATGGTGCCCTTTATGCTTAGTTCCAGCTATGGTACTGGCATGGGGTGCCTACTGGGAGTGTCTGGGCTTTCCACTGTCATGGTGAGTATGCATCCATTATTTTAGCTTcaaacaggcagaaaaaaaacaaaaaacgtatTTCATCTGTAATTACTGTTTTTATATAACTTGAAATGTGctaaaataattgttttctgACTTCAACCTGCCATAGGGTGTAACGCTAACAGCAGCCATTGGAGGCGCTGACATGCCCGTGGTCATTACTGTGCTGAACAGTTACTCAGGATGGGCACTCTGTGCTGAAGGCTTCTTGTTGGACAACAATCTTATGACAATCGTCGGAGCTCTGATCGGCTCCTCCGGTGCCATCCTCTCATACATCATGTGTGTGGTGAGTAGATGCACATTTCCAGCAATGTGCGTGAAATAAGAGTATACAAGCGTGTCACTGGACGTCTTCTCCTTCAAGGCTATGAACCGCTCCCTGCCAAATGTGATCCTGGGTGGGTACGGCACCACCTCCACACTGGGCGGTAAGCCCATGGAGATCGTTGGCACTCACACTGAGGTCAATGTGGACCAAACCACTGACATAATCAAAGAAGCcaacaacatcatcatcacCCCAGGTACACACTGTTTTACAAATGTCTTCAAGCGCTGATCAGTGGGCAAGGattggttaaagaaaaaaatgcaactaaAAGTTATTCTACCAGCCTACACACCTGTGCAACTGATCCTCAAGTCTTTCATTTAATGCAGGTACCTATATTACCCACAGTGCTACTTCACTTGAATGTCCTGGctgtagactgtatataaaagtcGGGCGTAGCCACTGTGCTGTCACCATtgtcaggttgagcagtttagAGACAAAGCTGAGATGTTTTGgacgtgtgcagaggaggggTAGTGGATGTGTtgaacaaaggatgttgaagatgaaaCCGCCCCTAGGGACCAATCAGTGACCTCCTGGCAACCTCTGGTTGCTAGTGCAAAATGTGCCAGTTGGGGGAAACTTCCCTGCAATcactttggttgctagcagattgccaacTGTAGtgttttccatgcaaactatgggcaaccAGTGCAATCTgatagcaaccaaagcaatcgcaacaaggtttttggtgcagcacccagCGGAAGCCAACATTCACTCACCAACCATTTTTCCCTCGTGACCGGTGGTCACGTCACATCCAGTATGGCAGACAACTCGAGCATAATGCACATAGAAACATACAAGTAAAACACTGCAATCTTACTCACTGAACTGGAGCTCAGACTTTTTGGACTGGCTGTGTCTCACAGCAAGCCGGAATATTTGTCAGATAAGCTTTACTAATGCTCTGAAGGGCACCAGCAGTACGGGCATCCACCTGTCAAAGCAGCCACACCTTTAAACTCCGAGACTTCATGAAATTTAAAcagatgagttaaaaaaaattgccatgAATGGAGAATAGAGACAAACcgtttttgtaccaggctgaaaacatgtttccatctgcagtaaaGTTATTGATCCAGCTTCAAATGGCCATTTGAGAAACTTCAGCAGtggctttgtttttcagcctaCAAGGTTGTCACATGGTATCCAGTCAGGTGTGTTATGTTATTAGAGGCTAATAAAACCTTTAAGCCACAAGCAGACATGAAAAGCAGCTTGCAGTCAGTGCACTGGAAGAACACTCCACCAGcaaaaggatttatttatttttaatcagatgTTATCCTTCCAAAAGTCAGCTGTCGTTGTCATTTTCCCCTTTGTCcaaaagcaaatatttaaaatcttccatacattagattaaactttattaatccctttaggaagattctgtcagggaaattaaagttccaggaACACTTTTTCATTATAGCACACAAACACtagtcaaaaataaacaaacaaatgaataaataaatacataataaacaAAGGTGCAAAACGTATTAAAGTAGAAAAGATTTCTTCCCAGCCGAGGGTGGAGACAGCGCTGGAAACAGGCCGGAGCCTTTGAGAGACAGGTGTAGACAGGTGTAGAAAGAAGTTTGGGCTAACATAGGAGACTCAGATGGAGCACAGCTTTTATATCAGTTTTGCTGTCACTGGGTAGCTCGAAGTAcaaatgcaattttttatttttttttagattctcaGTCTGGATCAGAAACTTCATCTGTCTCTCACATAactgccccccccaaaaaaaataaataaataaaaaattgctgCCAAAATGCAGATCAAAAGCAGCTGGAAAAGGCCAGAATCAGGGCTGATAGTAATTCGTTAATCTCAGAATTTTGAACCATAGTGACCACTAGAGGGAGTAGTTTGTTCACAAACTGTCTACAAGGCCTGAAAGATGAGGGTTTGGATTTCAGAGTGTGAGATAATGACCACATCATGATTTATTAAGCAGAAAGAGCCAGGCTTGTCTGACAAATGAGTAGTTGTTGAACGGCCTGTGCAAGGGGAACCACTCTGAGAAGCTTGGATACTAggattgctgtttttttccagtGGCTCCAAATCAATGCAGAGACAGCTGTGTGGTCGAACATGCTGCTTTGATTagagaaacagtgaaaaatCATAAGGGCTATTCAGTCCAGACTCTCCATGTGCTGTCAACAACAAAGCACGGCAGTGAGGAAACAGAAGGCTCCGGTTGTCTGGGGACTTATAGAAGATACGGGATAAAAGTCGCTGGCTTGAAAAGGCTCGATTAGGGGCAACGCTGAACTCTAGAAGGTACCTGACCACCAGGGTTAAACAGGGGttatgcagacacagggaaacTAGTTCTTTGCACGC is a genomic window containing:
- the nnt2 gene encoding NAD(P) transhydrogenase, mitochondrial produces the protein MSTLLRCICSSSVILSQRGVHLKSPGRRHFRTFPVLWDQKASRGVLYKDVVVGVPKETLQNERRVALSPAGVQVLVKQGFKVQVESGAGEESKFSDQQYRDAGATITDVKGALGSDLVLKVRAPSLSEADLLKPRSTLVSFIYPAQNHELMNKLSQRQSTVLAMDQVPRVTIAQGYDALSSMANIAGYKAVVLAANHFGRFFTGQITAAGKVPPAKVLVIGGGVAGLAAAGAAKSMGAIVRGFDTRPAALEQFKSFGAEPLEVDIKESGEGVGGYAKEMSKEFVEAEMALFAKQCKEVDIVISTALIPGKRAPILIKKEFVESMKDGSVVVDLAAEAGGNIETTKPGELHFYKGVTHIGYTDLPSRMATQASTLYSNNILKLLKAISPDKEYFHYEPKEEFDYGTIDHVIRGTLVMKEGKNMFPSPLPKTVPPQPVKQKSVAELEAEKAAAVSPFNRTMTSAGVYTTGVSACLALGIISPNAAFTQMVTTFGLAGIVGYHTVWGVTPALHSPLMSVTNAISGLTAVGGLVLMGGGLTPSSLPESLALAAAFVSSINIAGGFLITQRMLDMFKRPTDPPEYNYLYLLPGATFVGGYGASVAAGYSIEQMMYLGSGLCCVGALAGLSAQNTSRLGNALGMMGVAGGLAATLGALKPSPELLSQMSLAVATGGTVGLTIAKRIEISDLPQLVAAFHSLVGLAAVLTCIAEYMIEYPHLETHPAAGVLKTVAYLGTYIGGVTFSGSLVAYGKLQGVLDSTPLLLPGRHMLNAGLMAASVGGMVPFMLSSSYGTGMGCLLGVSGLSTVMGVTLTAAIGGADMPVVITVLNSYSGWALCAEGFLLDNNLMTIVGALIGSSGAILSYIMCVAMNRSLPNVILGGYGTTSTLGGKPMEIVGTHTEVNVDQTTDIIKEANNIIITPGWGLCAAKAQYPIADMVKMLREQGKIVRFGIHPVAGRMPGQLNVLLAEAGVPYDVVLEMDEINDDFPETDLTLVIGANDTVNSAAQEDPNSIIAGMPVLEVWKSKQVIVMKRTLGVGYAAVDNPIFYKPNTSMLLGDAKKTCDSLQAKIRETYY